A genomic segment from Bacteroidales bacterium encodes:
- a CDS encoding OmpA family protein: MNSTNTKFLLIITFCFIFSSSFCQLLINNTYTAEELVKDVLLKGNSSVRVENIKFSGASRSIAYFISDCNSINVKKGIVLSTGNVFTISLPNNIGNTGISNFTPGDKNLERIANGPTFDAAVLEFDFYPEADTISFNYFFGSEEYPEFVNKGVNDVFAFLISGTGIDNVKNLAILPYGNIPVTVDNINEYQNKAFFIENKLWIPGNYEYFKYNQWAGELAYTFQFDGLTTVLTAKCNVVPNTKYHIKIAIADVGDDIYDSGVFLEAGSFKSYGIIRWKDDFNTEISQNILHNNKNTLIYDSTSLIIRSNIEFVFDSYEISDQFIKFLDELIVTLKKFPDKNVIIIGHTDNMGTREYNNELSFKRAETIAKYIIANGIIKNRISYKGHGFSKPIADNNTVDGRAINRRVEFVFSDDD; this comes from the coding sequence ATGAATTCAACAAATACTAAATTTTTACTAATAATAACTTTCTGTTTTATTTTTAGTTCGTCTTTTTGCCAGTTGTTGATAAACAATACTTATACAGCCGAAGAATTAGTTAAAGATGTATTATTAAAAGGAAATAGCAGTGTCCGAGTTGAAAATATTAAGTTTAGCGGAGCATCACGCTCAATTGCCTATTTTATAAGCGATTGTAATAGCATTAATGTTAAAAAAGGTATAGTATTATCTACAGGAAATGTATTTACTATTTCATTACCAAATAATATTGGAAATACAGGTATAAGCAATTTTACTCCAGGTGATAAAAATTTGGAAAGAATTGCTAATGGTCCAACGTTTGATGCTGCTGTCCTTGAATTTGACTTTTATCCTGAAGCGGATACTATATCTTTTAATTATTTTTTTGGCTCTGAAGAATATCCTGAATTTGTTAACAAAGGAGTAAATGATGTATTTGCATTTTTAATTAGCGGAACAGGAATTGATAATGTAAAAAACCTTGCAATACTTCCATATGGTAATATTCCTGTTACTGTTGATAATATTAATGAATATCAAAACAAAGCATTTTTTATTGAAAATAAATTATGGATACCCGGCAATTATGAATATTTTAAATATAATCAATGGGCAGGTGAACTTGCATATACATTCCAGTTTGATGGACTGACAACGGTTTTAACCGCAAAGTGTAATGTTGTGCCAAACACAAAATATCATATTAAAATTGCAATTGCCGATGTAGGAGATGATATATATGATTCGGGAGTATTTTTAGAAGCAGGTTCATTTAAAAGTTATGGAATAATTAGATGGAAAGATGATTTTAATACTGAAATATCTCAAAATATTTTACATAATAATAAAAACACTCTTATTTATGATAGCACTTCATTGATTATAAGGTCAAATATTGAGTTTGTTTTTGATTCTTATGAAATATCAGACCAATTTATAAAGTTTTTAGATGAACTTATCGTTACACTTAAAAAATTCCCTGATAAAAATGTTATTATTATCGGACACACTGATAACATGGGAACCCGGGAATATAATAACGAATTATCGTTTAAAAGAGCAGAAACTATTGCAAAATATATAATTGCTAATGGAATTATTAAAAACCGTATTTCCTATAAAGGTCATGGATTCTCAAAACCTATTGCTGATAATAATACTGTTGACGGAAGAGCAATAAACCGAAGAGTAGAATTTGTTTTTAGTGATGATGATTAA
- the cdd gene encoding cytidine deaminase: MKKFEIKSTIYEYDSINDLAKEEKILIKKAREAAKKSYAPYSNFNVGACVLLENGEYFQGNNQENAAYPSGLCAERVALFYVNSKFPDIPVKAIAISVYSNSAYLDIPVPPCGSCRQVILETEMRFNSPIKIILAGEKKIQIINSIKDLLPLNFSRRIMK; the protein is encoded by the coding sequence ATGAAGAAATTCGAAATAAAATCTACTATTTATGAATACGATTCTATTAATGATTTAGCAAAAGAAGAAAAAATTCTGATAAAAAAAGCAAGGGAAGCTGCAAAAAAGTCATATGCACCCTATTCCAATTTTAATGTCGGTGCTTGTGTTCTGCTTGAGAACGGTGAATATTTTCAAGGAAACAATCAGGAAAATGCAGCATATCCTTCAGGTCTTTGTGCTGAACGTGTTGCCTTGTTTTATGTTAATTCTAAATTCCCTGATATCCCTGTTAAAGCAATTGCAATAAGTGTATATTCAAATTCGGCATATCTTGACATTCCTGTTCCGCCATGTGGTTCATGCAGACAAGTTATTCTTGAAACAGAAATGCGTTTTAATTCTCCTATAAAAATAATACTGGCAGGAGAAAAAAAAATACAAATAATTAATAGTATTAAAGATTTATTGCCTTTGAATTTTTCAAGAAGGATTATGAAATAA
- a CDS encoding glucosaminidase domain-containing protein yields the protein MIQKIIIILINIILLFNISYSQSDNNRLTPKEYAKKFSELAIKEMKRSGVPASITLAQGILESDCGNSRLARKANNHFGIKCHSNWKGRKIIHDDDKKNECFRKYKSVYDSYRDHSDFLKYGQRYQFLFKLKTTDYKGWAKGLKKAGYATEKKYANLLISIIESNKLYIYDSTKKIKKSRQKKDKKKKQKDKQLADIDDYTIDPFKAEVQQKNDIDYIIIKKGDTFYGISKKFDLMLWQLYKYNDLKEGAILNEGQILYLQPKRKKAELPNKYHFVEKGETMYSISQLYGIKLKSLYKKNLMKQGSEPKEGNELWLRKKKKYDDDK from the coding sequence ATGATTCAAAAAATAATAATTATACTTATTAATATCATTCTGTTATTTAATATATCTTATTCACAATCAGATAATAACAGACTAACTCCAAAAGAATATGCTAAAAAATTTAGTGAGTTAGCAATTAAAGAAATGAAAAGAAGCGGAGTACCTGCCAGTATTACACTTGCACAAGGTATTTTGGAATCTGATTGTGGTAATAGCCGTCTTGCCAGAAAAGCTAATAATCATTTTGGAATTAAATGCCATTCAAACTGGAAAGGAAGAAAAATAATCCACGATGATGACAAAAAAAATGAATGTTTTAGGAAATACAAATCAGTATATGACTCATACAGAGATCATTCCGATTTTTTAAAATACGGGCAACGTTACCAGTTCCTTTTTAAATTAAAAACAACTGATTATAAAGGCTGGGCAAAAGGACTAAAAAAAGCTGGCTATGCAACAGAAAAAAAATATGCAAATCTTTTGATAAGTATTATTGAAAGTAACAAACTATATATTTATGATTCAACAAAAAAGATAAAAAAAAGCAGGCAAAAGAAAGATAAAAAGAAAAAACAAAAAGACAAGCAATTAGCTGATATAGATGATTATACAATTGACCCTTTCAAAGCGGAAGTTCAGCAAAAAAACGATATTGATTATATTATTATTAAAAAGGGTGATACATTTTATGGCATTTCAAAAAAATTCGATTTGATGCTATGGCAATTATATAAATATAATGATTTGAAAGAAGGTGCAATTTTAAACGAAGGACAAATACTTTATCTTCAGCCAAAAAGGAAAAAAGCTGAATTACCAAATAAATATCATTTTGTTGAAAAAGGAGAAACAATGTATTCAATTTCGCAGCTATATGGCATTAAACTTAAAAGTTTATATAAGAAAAATCTCATGAAACAAGGTTCTGAACCAAAAGAAGGCAATGAGTTATGGCTTAGGAAAAAGAAAAAATATGATGACGATAAATAA